One Triticum dicoccoides isolate Atlit2015 ecotype Zavitan chromosome 4B, WEW_v2.0, whole genome shotgun sequence genomic window carries:
- the LOC119295258 gene encoding ABC transporter G family member 25-like: MPPNGQSVHGGGGGLVSPTAAPAPSSKMDCFLTSVCTPLNLQFIDVAYRVKVERTAGPAKEPPGRISHSGGGGGGLGGVSAAVEERTILKGITGEARPGEVLAVLGPSGSGKSTLLSILGGRLAGRYSGTVLTGGRAPCRAVQRRTGFVAQDDILHPHLTVRETLAFCAMLRLPTSAPTSAKLAAADAVIAELGLGACADTIVGNAFVRGVSGGERKRVSIGHELLVNPSLLVLDEPTSGLDSTAASRLVATLSALARKGRTVVLSVHQPSSRVYRAFDSVLLLSEGSCMYYGPGRDAMDYFASVGFAPGFHVNPADFMLDLANGFAQAEYSDRAAEGGSVKQSLLASYARELAPKVRAAIGAGVHVENGHAAAGAGEQPLESCSGCTSWTNQFTILLRRSLKERRHETFTSLRLFQIIAPALVAGAMWWRSTPLDVQDRMGLLFFISIFWGVFASFNAVFAFPQERPVLARERASGMYSLSSYFMARMAGDLPMELALPAAFTLIVYLMAGLNPAPAAFALTLLVILSYVLVAEGLGLAIGALMMDAKRASTLATVIMLAYLLTGGFYVHNVPIFMIWAKYSSFTYYCYRLLIAVQYSGHLAQLLPLESTHGEAGTWTCVAALVAMFFGYRLLAYFALRRVRT, from the exons ATGCCTCCGAACGGGCAGAGcgtgcatggcggcggcggcggcttagtcTCGCCCACGGCCGCGCCGGCGCCGTCGTCCAAGATGGACTGCTTCCTGACGTCCGTCTGCACGCCGCTGAATCTCCAG TTCATCGACGTCGCGTACCGCGTCAAGGTGGAGAGGACGGCCGGGCCGGCCAAGGAGCCACCGGGAAGGATATCGCactcgggtggtggtggtggcggcctcGGCGGCGTGTCGGCGGCTGTTGAGGAGAGAACGATACTCAAGGGGATCACCGGCGAGGCGCGGCCCGGGGAGGTTCTGGCCGTGCTAGGCCCGTCCGGCAGCGGCAAGTCGACGCTTCTGTCCATCCTCGGTGGTCGCCTCGCCGGCCGCTACTCCGGCACGGTCCTGACCGGCGGGCGTGCCCCGTGCCGCGCCGTGCAGCGCCGCACGGGGTTCGTCGCCCAGGACGACATCCTCCACCCGCACCTCACCGTCCGCGAGACCCTCGCCTTCTGCGCCATGCTGCGCCTCCCCACCTCCGCCCCGACCTCCGCCAAGCTGGCCGCCGCCGACGCCGTGATCGCGGAGCTGGGCCTCGGCGCCTGCGCCGACACCATCGTGGGCAACGCGTTCGTGCGCGGCGTGTCCGGCGGCGAGCGGAAGCGCGTGAGCATCGGGCACGAGCTGCTGGTGAACCCGAGCCTGCTGGTCCTGGACGAGCCGACCTCCGGGCTGGACTCCACCGCCGCGTCCCGGCTGGTGGCCACGCTGTCGGCGCTGGCACGCAAGGGGCGCACGGTGGTGCTGTCCGTGCACCAGCCGTCCAGCCGCGTGTACCGGGCGTTCGACTCCGTGCTGCTGCTCTCCGAGGGGAGCTGCATGTACTACGGGCCCGGGCGCGACGCCATGGACTACTTCGCCTCCGTGGGCTTCGCGCCGGGGTTCCACGTCAACCCGGCCGACTTCATGCTCGACCTCGCTAATG GCTTTGCTCAGGCGGAGTACAGCGATCGCGCGGCGGAGGGAGGCAGCGTCAAGCAGTCGCTGCTCGCGTCTTACGCCAGGGAGCTCGCCCCCAAGGTGAGGGCCGCCATTGGCGCCGGCGTGCACGTGGAGAACGGCCACGCCGCCGCCGGCGCGGGCGAGCAGCCGCTGGAGAGCTGCAGCGGGTGCACCAGCTGGACCAACCAGTTCACCATCCTGCTCCGGCGCAGCCTCAAGGAGCGCCGCCACGAGACCTTCACGTCGCTCCGCCTCTTCCAGATCATCGCGCCGGCGCTGGTGGCGGGGGCCATGTGGTGGCGCTCCACGCCGCTCGACGTGCAGGACCGGATgggcctcctcttcttcatctccaTCTTCTGGGGCGTCTTCGCCTCCTTCAACGCCGTCTTCGCCTTCCCGCAGGAGCGCCCCGTCCTCGCCCGCGAGCGCGCCTCCGGCATGTACTCCCTCTCCTCCTACTTCATGGCCAGGATGGCCGGCGACCTGCCCATGGAGCTCGCGCTGCCCGCCGCCTTCACCCTCATCGTCTACCTCATGGCCGGCCTcaaccccgcgcccgccgcctTCGCGCTCACCCTCCTCGTCATCCTCTCCTACGTGCTCGTCGCCGAGGGGCTCGGGCTCGCCATCGGCGCCCTCATGATGGACGCCAAGCGCGCCTCCACGCTCGCCACCGTCATCATGCTCGCCTACCTCCTCACCGGCGGCTTCTACGTCCACAACGTGCCGATCTTCATGATCTGGGCCAAGTACTCCTCCTTCACCTACTACTGCTACCGCCTGCTCATCGCCGTGCAATACAGCGGacacctcgcccagctgctcccgcTCGAGTCCACGCACGGCGAGGCCGGCACGTGGACCTgcgtcgccgccctcgtcgccaTGTTCTTCGGCTACCGCCTGCTGGCCTACTTCGCCCTGCGCCGGGTCAGGACGTGA